The Corylus avellana chromosome ca8, CavTom2PMs-1.0 genome has a segment encoding these proteins:
- the LOC132191105 gene encoding uncharacterized protein LOC132191105 produces the protein MGYLSWATFKENCLKPNPIKVGLDLEHGYARSITRFAADLGPVVWKIASNKIERVLPVGLKFGPGWIGENEALKHMQSLFTEEKSSVSSIPDDNASKLLHHSRSDSNSVFANGFLWQGREDFGSTDLDSRSELVSLKSSIGGIEPVPPFGIQQKHTISSDINGLNGGFGSDFSSQIRMVRLATLTGMPVSDDTSVPAQMLGIDSSGNTTICPMSRNNHESNEARFSETARTHSGNLLALGSGLKSPGTPELVLGGKASWQRSAMHDKHDSFSFPPDLNVSFRQTGSHSSNVQIDGPQQPDLALQL, from the exons ATGGGCTATCTATCTTGGGCAACCTTCAAGGAGAATTGTCTGAAGCCAAATCCAATTAAG GTAGGTCTAGACTTGGAGCATGGTTATGCAAGAAGCATCACGCGGTTTGCAGCAGATCTTGGGCCTGTAGTTTGGAAGATTgcttcaaataaaattgaaagagttttgCCCGTTGGACTGAAGTTTGGTCCTGGATGGATAGGAGAAAACGAGGCATTAAAGCACATGCAGTCTTTATTTACTGAGGAGAAATCTTCAGTGAGCTCAATACCAGATGACAATGCAAGCAAACTTCTCCATCACAGCAGATCCGACTCGAACTCTGTATTTGCAAATGGATTTTTGTGGCAAGGTCGAGAAGACTTTGGAAGCACAGATTTAGATTCTCGAAGTGAGTTGGTTTCACTGAAGAGTAGTATTGGAGGTATAGAACCTGTGCCTCCTTTTGGAATTCAGCAGAAACACACAATTTCTTCTGATATCAATGGATTAAATGGTGGGTTTGGGTCAGATTTTTCATCACAAATCAGGATGGTAAGACTTGCCACACTAACTGGAATGCCTGTTTCTGATGATACTTCAGTGCCTGCGCAAATGCTTGGTATAGATTCAAGTGGAAACACTACCATCTGCCCAATGTCTAGAAACAATCACGAATCAAATGAAGCCAGATTTTCTGAAACTGCAAGAACACATTCTGGGAATTTATTGGCCCTGGGCTCTGGTCTCAAGTCACCCGGAACACCAGAACTGGTGCTTGGTGGGAAAGCATCTTGGCAGAGATCCGCAATGCATGATAAGCATGATTCGTTTTCTTTTCCTCCCGACTTAAATGTGAGCTTTCGGCAAACAGGTTCACATAGTTCTAATGTCCAGATTGACGGACCTCAGCAGCCGGATTTGGCATTGCAGCTCTGA
- the LOC132190529 gene encoding uncharacterized protein LOC132190529, which yields MGEISETTMTMQQQKKKKGRPSLLDLQRRSLKQQQQNSNSFNLSANPSRRATRRNPDPDMSERISGGEDDDERKEKKQKPLLGLNPQPHYTTVSPNSLSFGSSPYGSDSIADIEDPEAAVKKRKISAAHLGTDALTGERVWKATDTIHGSQVESGPTTPLPDKKLLVFILDRLQKKDTRGVFSEPVDPEELPDYHDIIENPMDFGTVRKKLDGGAYANLEQFEKDIFLICTNAMQYNPPSTIFFRQARSMLELAKKDFQNVRQDSDDNEPQPKVVRRGRPPGKNLKKSLGTSPFENVCPEPSSDPALTSAGGNAGQPYNLRKALTSDKLPPADALVRVSHGSQNNETCSSWWSEWENEFPASVLKSVLKNGKNQFAIDENRRDTYKHSMDSGHGLSILGNLQGELKQLIAVGLDLEHGYARSITRFAADLGPVVWKIASNKIERVLPVGLKFGPGWIGENEALKHMQSLFTEEKSSVSSIPDDNASKLLHHSRSDSNSVFANGFLWQGREDFGSTDLDSRSELISLKSSIGGIEPVPPFGIQQKHTISSDINGLNGGFGSDFSSQIRMVRLATLTGMPVSDDTSVPAQMLGIDSSGNTTICPMSRNNHESNEARFSETARTHSGNLLALGSGLKSPGTPELVLGGKASWQRSAMHDKHDSFSFPPDLNVSFRQTGSHSSNVQIDGPQQPDLALQL from the exons ATGGGCGAGATATCAGAGACAACGATGACGATGCagcagcagaagaagaagaagggtcgCCCCTCTCTCTTAGATCTCCAAAGACGCTCTcttaaacaacaacaacaaaactcTAATTCTTTCAATTTGAGCGCTAACCCTAGCCGTCGCGCCACTCGCCGGAACCCTGACCCCGATATGTCGGAGCGGATTTCCGGCGGAGAAGACGACGACGAAcggaaagaaaagaagcagaAGCCCCTACTCGGTCTGAACCCCCAGCCACATTACACGACAGTGTCTCCGAATTCCTTGTCGTTTGGCTCGAGTCCGTACGGCTCTGATTCAATTGCGGATATCGAGGATCCCGAGGCGGCCGTCAAGAAGCGCAAGATCAGCGCCGCCCATCTCGGAACTGATGCATTAACG GGTGAAAGGGTTTGGAAAGCGACAGACACCATACATG GGTCGCAGGTGGAGTCCGGTCCCACGACACCTTTGCCAGACAAAAAGTTGCTGGTGTTCATCCTTGACAGGCTTcaaaa AAAGGACACTCGTGGGGTATTCTCAGAGCCTGTGGATCCGGAAGAG CTTCCAGATTACCATGACATCATTGAGAACCCAATGGATTTTGGAACCGTGAGGAAGAAACTAGATGGGGGAGCTTATGCCAACTTGGAACAGTTTGAG AAGGACATCTTTCTGATATGTACAAATGCGATGCAGTATAATCCACcaagtactattttttttagacAG GCACGGTCTATGCTAGAGTTGGCAAAAAAGGACTTCCAAAATGTGAGGCAAGATAGTGATGATAATGAGCCACAACCCAAAGTTGTGCGGAGAGGCAGACCTCCAGGAAAAAACCTGAAGAAGTCCCTTGGTACATCTCCTTTTGAGAATGTTTGTCCTGAGCCTTCTTCAGATCCAGCTCTTACCTCTGCAGGAGGTAATGCAGGGCAGCCCTACAATCTAAGAAAAGCACTTACTTCAGACAAGTTGCCCCCTGCTGATGCATTGGTCAGGGTCTCCCATGGGTCTCAGAACAATGAAACTTGTTCTAGTTGGTGGTCTGAATGGGAGAATGAATTTCCAG CTTCTGTTTTGAAGAGTGTTTTGAAGAATGGGAAGAACCAATTTGCTATAGATGAGAATAGGCGTGACACCTATAAGCATTCGATGGATTCTGGTCATGGGCTATCTATCTTGGGCAACCTTCAAGGAGAATTGAAGCAACTAATTGCg GTAGGTCTAGACTTGGAGCATGGTTATGCAAGAAGCATCACGCGGTTTGCAGCAGATCTTGGGCCTGTAGTTTGGAAGATTgcttcaaataaaattgaaagagttttgCCCGTTGGACTGAAGTTTGGTCCTGGATGGATAGGAGAAAACGAGGCATTAAAGCACATGCAGTCTTTATTTACTGAGGAGAAATCTTCAGTGAGCTCAATACCAGATGACAATGCAAGCAAACTTCTCCATCACAGCAGATCCGACTCGAACTCTGTATTTGCAAATGGATTTTTGTGGCAAGGTCGAGAAGACTTTGGAAGCACAGATTTAGATTCTCGAAGTGAGTTGATTTCACTGAAGAGTAGTATTGGAGGTATAGAACCTGTGCCTCCTTTTGGAATTCAGCAGAAACACACAATTTCTTCTGATATCAATGGATTAAATGGTGGGTTTGGGTCAGATTTTTCATCACAAATCAGGATGGTAAGACTTGCCACACTAACTGGAATGCCTGTTTCTGATGATACTTCAGTGCCTGCGCAAATGCTTGGTATAGATTCAAGTGGAAACACTACCATCTGCCCAATGTCTAGAAACAATCACGAATCAAATGAAGCCAGATTTTCTGAAACTGCAAGAACACATTCTGGGAATTTATTGGCCCTGGGCTCTGGTCTCAAGTCACCCGGAACACCAGAACTGGTGCTTGGTGGGAAAGCATCTTGGCAGAGATCCGCAATGCATGATAAGCATGATTCGTTTTCTTTTCCTCCCGACTTAAATGTGAGCTTTCGGCAAACAGGTTCACATAGTTCTAATGTCCAGATTGACGGACCTCAGCAGCCGGATTTGGCATTGCAGCTCTGA